The following coding sequences lie in one Arachis ipaensis cultivar K30076 chromosome B05, Araip1.1, whole genome shotgun sequence genomic window:
- the LOC107644469 gene encoding deoxyhypusine synthase isoform X2, with product MVDVIVTTTGGIEEDLIKCLAPTYKGDFSLDGAYLRSKGLNRIGNLLVPNDNYCKFEDWIIPIFDQMLTEQNNENVIWTPSKLIARLGKEIKNESSYLYWAYKNNIPVFCPGLTDGSLGDMLYFHSFRNPGLIVDIVQDIRAMNGEAVHASPRKTGMIILGGGLPKHHICNANMMRNGADYAVFINTAQEFDGSDSGARPDEAVSWGKIRGSAKTVKVHCDATIAFPLLVAETFAPRVKPCNQ from the exons ATG GTTGATGTAATTGTGACAACTACTGGCGGCATTGAGGAAGATCTTATAAAGTGCCTTGCACCAACATACAAAGGAGATTTCTCTCTGGATGGAGCCTATCTGCGCTCAAAGGGATTGAATCGTATTGGTAATTTGTTGGTCCCTAATGACAATTATTGCAAATTTGAGGACTGGATTATTCCCATTTTTGATCAGATGTTGACAGAACAAAATAATGAG AATGTGATATGGACACCATCCAAGTTGATTGCTCGATTGGGTAAAGAAATAAAGAATGAAAGCTCTTACCTTTATTGGGCATACAAG AACAATATTCCAGTATTTTGTCCGGGCTTAACCGATGGCTCATTGGGGGACATGCTGTACTTCCATTCGTTCCGCAACCCGGGTCTGATTGTAGACATAGTGCAAG ATATAAGGGCCATGAATGGAGAAGCTGTACATGCGAGTCCTAGGAAGACCGGCATGATTATTTTAGGAGGTGGTCTTCCAAAGCATCACATCTGCAATGCCAATATGATGCGTAATGGTGCAGACTACGCTGTTTTTATTAATACCGCACAAGAATTTGATGGTAGTGATTCGGGAGCTCGTCCAGATGAAGCTGTTTCCTGGGGAAAAATACGAGGATCTGCAAAAACTGTTAAG GTCCACTGCGATGCAACCATCGCCTTCCCTTTGCTTGTTGCCGAAACATTTGCCCCAAGAGTGAAACCTTGCAATCAATAG
- the LOC107644469 gene encoding deoxyhypusine synthase isoform X1: MGEAKEDNVVLSSVHSTVFKESENLEGKCTKIEGYDFNQGVNYHQLLKSMVTTGFQASNLGDAIQVINQMLDWRLADEPVVDDCSEEERDLGYRRSVTCKVFLGFTSNLISSGVRDTVRFLVQHHMVDVIVTTTGGIEEDLIKCLAPTYKGDFSLDGAYLRSKGLNRIGNLLVPNDNYCKFEDWIIPIFDQMLTEQNNENVIWTPSKLIARLGKEIKNESSYLYWAYKNNIPVFCPGLTDGSLGDMLYFHSFRNPGLIVDIVQDIRAMNGEAVHASPRKTGMIILGGGLPKHHICNANMMRNGADYAVFINTAQEFDGSDSGARPDEAVSWGKIRGSAKTVKVHCDATIAFPLLVAETFAPRVKPCNQ, translated from the exons ATGGGTGAGGCAAAGGAAGATAATGTTGTTCTATCTTCAGTTCACTCCACAGTCTTCAAAGAATCCGAAAATCTAGAAGGAAAATGCACCAAAATTGAAGGCTATGACTTCAACCAAGGCGTCAATTATCATCAGCTTCTCAAGTCCATGGTCACCACTGGCTTTCAAGCTTCAAACCTAGGAGACGCAATCCAAGTCATTAATCAAATg CTAGATTGGAGGCTCGCTGATGAACCAGTAGTCGATGATTGCAGTGAGGAAGAGAGGGATTTGGGTTACCGAAGGTCTGTTACGTGCAAGGTGTTTCTGGGATTCACTTCTAATCTCATCTCCTCTGGTGTTAGAGACACTGTTCGGTTTCTCGTTCAACATCACATG GTTGATGTAATTGTGACAACTACTGGCGGCATTGAGGAAGATCTTATAAAGTGCCTTGCACCAACATACAAAGGAGATTTCTCTCTGGATGGAGCCTATCTGCGCTCAAAGGGATTGAATCGTATTGGTAATTTGTTGGTCCCTAATGACAATTATTGCAAATTTGAGGACTGGATTATTCCCATTTTTGATCAGATGTTGACAGAACAAAATAATGAG AATGTGATATGGACACCATCCAAGTTGATTGCTCGATTGGGTAAAGAAATAAAGAATGAAAGCTCTTACCTTTATTGGGCATACAAG AACAATATTCCAGTATTTTGTCCGGGCTTAACCGATGGCTCATTGGGGGACATGCTGTACTTCCATTCGTTCCGCAACCCGGGTCTGATTGTAGACATAGTGCAAG ATATAAGGGCCATGAATGGAGAAGCTGTACATGCGAGTCCTAGGAAGACCGGCATGATTATTTTAGGAGGTGGTCTTCCAAAGCATCACATCTGCAATGCCAATATGATGCGTAATGGTGCAGACTACGCTGTTTTTATTAATACCGCACAAGAATTTGATGGTAGTGATTCGGGAGCTCGTCCAGATGAAGCTGTTTCCTGGGGAAAAATACGAGGATCTGCAAAAACTGTTAAG GTCCACTGCGATGCAACCATCGCCTTCCCTTTGCTTGTTGCCGAAACATTTGCCCCAAGAGTGAAACCTTGCAATCAATAG
- the LOC107644470 gene encoding uncharacterized protein LOC107644470, with the protein MECYGGMDKIINLSSDESQSELGLPNNDVVDEDDLGKAELLSDEDGRVYGDVIGLSVEDIMKMVFQSEERAYEFYSRLGKCNGFGIYKGDYAKDEDETIMRIRFFCNRVGLRDGKQYNRLDKKRSHRPETHTNCQALMFVYLDKGSSIWKVRKVILELNHELMPRGMVHMIRSCRVISGFAKGHMDGMHAYGLPISKILGYMSWD; encoded by the coding sequence ATGGAATGCTATGGTGGGATGGACAAGATAATCAATTTGTCATCGGATGAAAGTCAATCTGAGTTAGGCCTTCCAAACAATGATGTTGTTGATGAGGATGATTTAGGAAAGGCTGAGTTGTTGTCGGATGAGGATGGTCGTGTGTATGGAGACGTGATTGGGTTGAGTGTCGAGGACATAATGAAAATGGTGTTTCAAAGTGAGGAGCGTGCATATGAGTTTTATTCGAGGCTAGGGAAATGCAACGGATTTGGGATCTATAAGGGAGACTATGCGAAGGATGAAGATGAGACTATAATGAGAATAAGGTTCTTCTGTAACAGGGTTGGCCTAAGGGATGGAAAGCAGTACAACAGATTAGACAAGAAGAGATCTCACAGGCCTGAGACACACACGAATTGTCAGGCCTTGATGTTTGTATACCTTGATAAGGGGAGCTCAATTTGGAAGGTTCGGAAAGTAATCCTCGAGCTTAACCATGAACTGATGCCTAGGGGAATGGTTCACATGATCCGAAGTTGCCGGGTGATATCTGGGTTCGCAAAGGGCCACATGGATGGAATGCATGCGTATGGCTTACCGATATCTAAGATACTAGGGTACATGAGCTGGGATTGA